The following coding sequences are from one Lipingzhangella halophila window:
- a CDS encoding MFS transporter encodes MSGPTFLLSAHEVRDLHGRRYRLGETDRELLGYSRAWIAWAAGLAMLAAGVGQYGYAVLLPAITATQGWQPREAVWVLAVWAACQAATVYPVARLRSRARIPPAALMAIGAVLCATGLVTLGVSETLALVILAHAVLGGIGAGLVYGTCVSVVSRWYPEHPARTHFASGAFAVGSIPIVVLAERFTAAGTPGSYLGVVALVVLLLVGAAALVLKDPPAHWWPARIDPHLWATDKSVNPGLRRNRPAIRRYAPGEVLRCPESALLYAAMTCASAVALFDLAFVGVFAVSSGWGPGFAAFAVGALAGASGVSRAVAGWAGIRFGRARTVVAALLIAGVAQAMILVGGVNGVALLLVLGCLCAGTSAGICFALLPELVDDHFGDREALPNFGLFYGAKAVGGLAGVGLAAVLLVPYGFTAGFAVAALVSLAGALLTGLLRRPGMPRVTVPDSRNRPRETAPHRSRAA; translated from the coding sequence ATGTCGGGCCCGACGTTCCTTTTGTCCGCGCACGAGGTGCGCGACCTGCATGGGCGGCGTTACCGGCTGGGCGAGACCGACCGCGAGCTCCTGGGGTACTCGCGCGCGTGGATCGCCTGGGCAGCGGGACTCGCGATGCTGGCCGCGGGCGTCGGTCAGTACGGGTACGCCGTGCTGCTCCCGGCGATCACCGCCACGCAGGGTTGGCAGCCGCGCGAGGCCGTCTGGGTTCTCGCGGTGTGGGCCGCCTGCCAGGCCGCAACGGTGTACCCGGTGGCGCGCCTGCGGAGCCGCGCTCGGATCCCCCCGGCGGCCCTGATGGCCATTGGCGCGGTGCTGTGTGCCACGGGACTGGTGACGCTCGGCGTCTCGGAAACGCTCGCGCTGGTCATCCTCGCCCACGCGGTCCTGGGTGGGATCGGCGCCGGGCTGGTCTACGGCACCTGTGTCAGCGTCGTGAGCCGGTGGTACCCGGAGCATCCGGCGCGGACGCACTTCGCCAGCGGGGCGTTCGCTGTCGGCTCGATCCCGATCGTCGTCCTGGCCGAGCGGTTCACCGCCGCCGGGACACCGGGGAGCTATCTCGGTGTCGTGGCTCTGGTGGTGCTGTTGCTGGTCGGCGCGGCCGCACTGGTGCTGAAGGACCCGCCCGCGCACTGGTGGCCGGCACGCATCGATCCGCACCTGTGGGCGACCGACAAGTCGGTCAACCCGGGGCTGCGCCGGAACCGCCCCGCGATCCGGCGCTACGCGCCCGGCGAGGTGCTCCGCTGTCCGGAGTCCGCACTGCTGTACGCGGCCATGACGTGCGCCTCGGCGGTCGCGCTGTTCGACCTCGCGTTCGTCGGGGTCTTCGCGGTGTCGTCCGGGTGGGGCCCGGGGTTCGCCGCCTTCGCCGTTGGCGCTCTGGCCGGGGCGAGCGGGGTCAGCCGTGCTGTGGCCGGGTGGGCCGGAATCCGGTTCGGCCGGGCGCGCACGGTGGTCGCCGCGCTGCTGATCGCGGGCGTGGCACAGGCGATGATTCTGGTTGGCGGGGTGAACGGGGTCGCTCTGCTGTTGGTGCTCGGCTGCCTGTGTGCCGGTACGAGCGCGGGGATCTGCTTCGCGCTGCTGCCGGAACTCGTCGACGACCATTTCGGCGACCGCGAGGCGCTGCCGAACTTCGGGCTGTTCTACGGGGCCAAGGCGGTCGGCGGCCTCGCCGGTGTCGGATTGGCGGCCGTGCTCCTGGTGCCGTACGGCTTCACGGCCGGGTTCGCGGTGGCGGCGCTGGTGAGCCTCGCCGGGGCGCTGCTGACCGGCCTGCTGCGCCGGCCGGGGATGCCGCGGGTGACCGTGCCCGATTCGCGCAACCGGCCGCGGGAGACCGCGCCGCACCGTAGCCGCGCCGCCTGA
- a CDS encoding AfsR/SARP family transcriptional regulator, which yields MGGDHRDPTPAQRLQTNVHRLRKVLDEPGRLTFASGSYTFLVHPGELDADRFDELVTRTTNCRDPHQRVDLLRTALELWRGSPFQGVDLGELAAYAQRLAERRQVALEELYTAELECGRHTEVVADLTDLARLHPYRERLHALLMTALYRSGRQADALAAYRHTRQTLVDELGLEPGPELRTVEQQILAGESCAVARPFAAPALPPAQLPQGPRDFVGREDELATLSRLSAAGDDTMQVVVLSSTAGVGKTAPATHWAQHARVRFPDGQLYVDLQGFSPHDPLPPTAALGGFLRALGEDSAAIPHDPIERAARFRTLPEGRRVLVVLDNAAAEQVRPLLPGTSSCFVVVTSRDALSGLTVGHGAYRLDVGRMSRDEARALLRARAPLGNVSQESAAWLAERCEGLPLVLRVAAERFRDSDSHDVANLAAELEGGQDRLDLFDTGDDQTSLRAVLSWSYRRLTPEAARLFRMCGFRCRHSSHYLDGPGAAALLGTSDVRAVRRLLGELARCGLVEPTPDGRYQVHQLLQSYAAELADHYERNQTLPRLVNHYMTGTAAAAGFIRPREVAPRVGGLSGTRVSALRGCASALRWLEDNRPNVLCLAELAAEIGHRDVSVDLSTTLWPYFDLGGHQDEARRVHTLARTAANELGDHAAEAIAVRALGVLELRLGRYDTAERHLREALALHDANARASRATTMTYLASVFAATGRVEHALPMARQARDLCSQSGGESVPATAMNALGRFFRQCGSHQEALRWLRSAHDTAERQGLQPVRAHVLFSLAEVHLETGRYASAVENAHQALDLAKNNGVSDLADAVAALRGSIPEHTGTSAASGQKTLR from the coding sequence GTGGGGGGGGACCACCGCGACCCGACCCCCGCACAGCGGTTGCAGACCAACGTGCACCGGCTGCGCAAGGTCCTGGATGAGCCGGGACGGCTGACCTTCGCCTCCGGCAGCTACACATTCCTGGTCCACCCCGGGGAGCTGGACGCCGACCGGTTCGACGAGCTGGTGACGCGCACAACGAACTGTCGCGACCCGCACCAGCGCGTCGATCTGCTGCGTACTGCGCTGGAGCTGTGGCGCGGCAGCCCCTTCCAGGGGGTCGACCTCGGCGAACTGGCAGCGTACGCACAGCGGCTGGCGGAGCGCAGGCAGGTGGCGCTGGAGGAGCTCTACACCGCCGAGCTGGAGTGCGGACGCCACACGGAGGTCGTCGCCGACCTCACGGACCTGGCCCGGCTCCACCCGTATCGGGAACGCCTGCACGCGCTGCTGATGACGGCGCTGTACCGCAGCGGCCGGCAGGCTGACGCCCTCGCCGCCTACCGACACACGCGCCAGACCCTCGTCGACGAGCTCGGGCTGGAACCAGGTCCGGAGCTGCGCACCGTCGAACAGCAGATCCTCGCCGGGGAAAGCTGCGCCGTCGCCCGACCGTTCGCGGCACCGGCCCTCCCGCCCGCCCAACTGCCTCAGGGGCCGCGCGACTTCGTGGGCCGCGAGGACGAGCTCGCCACGCTGAGCCGGCTCAGCGCCGCCGGAGACGACACCATGCAGGTGGTGGTTCTCAGCAGCACCGCGGGAGTCGGCAAGACCGCCCCGGCCACCCACTGGGCGCAGCACGCCCGGGTGCGCTTCCCGGACGGGCAGCTCTACGTCGACCTGCAGGGCTTCAGTCCGCACGACCCTCTGCCGCCGACCGCCGCCCTGGGCGGCTTCCTGCGTGCGCTTGGCGAGGACAGTGCGGCGATCCCGCACGACCCGATCGAGCGAGCGGCCCGGTTCCGCACGCTGCCCGAAGGCCGGCGCGTACTGGTCGTCCTGGACAACGCCGCCGCGGAGCAGGTGCGCCCGCTGCTGCCCGGCACGTCCTCCTGCTTCGTGGTTGTCACCAGCCGCGACGCTCTCAGCGGTCTCACCGTCGGGCATGGCGCGTATCGCCTCGACGTCGGGCGGATGAGCCGGGACGAGGCACGCGCTCTGCTGCGCGCGCGGGCCCCGCTCGGGAACGTCTCCCAGGAGTCCGCGGCGTGGCTGGCCGAACGCTGCGAAGGGCTTCCGCTGGTGTTGCGGGTCGCCGCCGAACGGTTCCGTGATTCGGACAGCCATGACGTCGCGAACCTGGCCGCCGAGCTCGAAGGCGGACAGGACCGCCTGGACCTGTTCGACACCGGCGATGACCAGACCTCGCTCCGCGCGGTCCTGTCCTGGTCCTACCGGCGGCTCACGCCCGAGGCCGCCCGGTTGTTCCGGATGTGCGGGTTCCGCTGCCGGCATTCGAGCCACTACCTCGACGGCCCGGGCGCGGCAGCGTTGCTCGGGACGTCCGACGTGCGCGCGGTCCGGCGGCTCCTTGGCGAGCTGGCACGCTGCGGCCTCGTGGAGCCGACACCGGACGGCCGCTACCAGGTGCACCAGCTTCTGCAGTCGTACGCCGCCGAGTTGGCCGACCACTACGAGCGGAACCAGACCCTTCCGCGCCTGGTCAACCACTACATGACCGGGACGGCCGCGGCGGCGGGATTCATCCGGCCGCGGGAGGTGGCGCCGCGGGTCGGGGGCCTCTCGGGCACACGCGTGTCGGCACTGCGCGGGTGCGCGTCCGCCCTGCGCTGGCTGGAGGACAATCGGCCGAACGTCCTCTGCCTGGCGGAGCTCGCCGCCGAGATCGGCCACCGCGATGTGAGCGTCGACCTGTCGACGACACTGTGGCCGTACTTCGACCTCGGCGGCCACCAGGACGAGGCCCGGCGCGTGCACACCCTCGCGCGTACCGCCGCGAACGAGCTCGGCGACCACGCGGCCGAAGCGATCGCGGTCCGCGCGCTGGGCGTGCTCGAACTCCGGTTGGGGCGGTACGACACCGCCGAGCGGCACCTGCGGGAGGCTCTCGCGCTCCACGACGCCAACGCTCGTGCCTCGCGCGCCACCACGATGACGTACCTGGCGAGCGTGTTCGCCGCCACCGGCCGCGTCGAACACGCGCTTCCCATGGCGCGGCAGGCGAGGGACCTGTGTTCCCAGTCCGGTGGCGAGTCGGTCCCGGCGACGGCGATGAACGCACTCGGTCGGTTCTTCCGGCAGTGCGGCAGCCACCAGGAGGCGCTGCGGTGGCTGCGGTCAGCACACGACACCGCCGAAAGGCAGGGCCTCCAGCCGGTACGGGCCCACGTTCTGTTCTCGCTCGCCGAGGTCCACCTGGAAACTGGCCGGTACGCCAGCGCGGTCGAGAACGCGCACCAGGCGCTGGATCTCGCGAAGAACAATGGCGTCAGTGACCTCGCCGACGCGGTCGCGGCCCTGCGCGGGTCGATCCCCGAACACACCGGCACGTCCGCCGCATCGGGGCAGAAGACACTCAGGTGA
- a CDS encoding class I SAM-dependent methyltransferase, with translation MTTELHRQQTSAPTKAASGTTVYAGAISSSTDLGGQQLGYLEELLDQPTTRFIGDVAAREGQRCLDLGAGRGSIARWLAGRTAPTGRVTAVDIEDTHIDVPPAVRVYRHDVNEGLPDKGPFDVIHTRLLLVHLKRRRELLAQLIDALAPGGWLVIGEFTHPRTDPVTG, from the coding sequence ATGACCACCGAACTTCACCGCCAACAGACTTCCGCACCAACGAAGGCGGCGAGCGGGACGACCGTCTACGCGGGAGCGATCAGTTCGAGCACTGATCTCGGAGGCCAGCAGCTCGGATACCTCGAAGAGCTACTCGACCAACCGACCACGCGGTTCATCGGCGACGTGGCCGCCCGCGAGGGTCAGCGATGCCTCGACCTCGGCGCGGGCCGCGGTTCGATCGCTCGCTGGCTCGCCGGACGCACCGCCCCGACCGGGCGGGTGACCGCGGTCGACATCGAGGACACCCATATCGACGTGCCACCAGCCGTGCGGGTGTACCGCCACGACGTCAACGAGGGACTGCCCGACAAGGGGCCGTTCGACGTGATCCACACCCGCCTGCTGCTGGTGCACCTCAAGCGCCGCAGGGAACTCCTCGCCCAGCTCATCGACGCGCTCGCCCCAGGGGGCTGGCTGGTCATCGGAGAGTTCACCCATCCCCGCACCGACCCCGTCACGGGCTGA